The Candidatus Zixiibacteriota bacterium genome includes the window CAGCCGCGGCGGTTTTCTTACCCGCGACCCGCGCGAAGTTGAACGAAAAAAATACGGGCGTCCCAAAGCTCGCAAACGCTTCCAGTATTCGAAGCGATAAAAAACAAGAAGTATCCACACTCAGCCGAATATTCTGCTGAGTGTGGAAATAAGCAGTGACGGTCGACTTGGCCGACGGTCCCGATCAACGGGTACTGGTCAAGGATGAAGCCCGAACGAAGTTAAACCGTAGACAGAGGTAGTTTGTGATTACTCCAAAAGTCAAAGAGTTCTTAGAGGCGGGCGTCCATTTTGGACACCAGACCCGTCGCTGGAATCCCAAAATGAAGCCGTTCATTTTTGCAGCGCGCAACGGCATCTATATTATTGACCTGCAAAAAACAATCAACGCTCTTGAACAGGCCAAGCGAAAAGTCACCGAGGTTGTTTCAGCCGGACGTTCGATTCTTTTTGTCGGAACCAAAAAACAGGCACGCGAGGTTATTCTCGAAGAAGCGCCCAAATGCAAAGGTTTCTATGTCACTGAACGCTGGCTCGGGGGGATGTTGACCAATTTCGCCACCATTCGTAATTCTATCAAAAAACTTAAAGACATTGAGCGGATGCGCGAAGACGGCACGCTTGAAAAGTTCACTAAAAAAGAACGGTCCAACTTCGAAAACGAAGCCGGCAAGCTTGTCAAGATTCTCGGCGGCATCAAGGAGATGAATTATCTCCCAGGTCTGCTGATAGTTGTGGACGCCAAAAAAGAAAAAATTGCCGTGGCTGAGGCTTCCAAACTCGGCATACCGATTATTGCAATTCTCGATACAAATGCCGATCCGGATCCGATTGATTTCCCGATTGCGGCCAACGACGATGCCATTAAATCCATCAGATTGCTTCTCGGCGAGTTGGTGGTTGCAGCAATCGAGGCCCAGGCCAGCGTATCGCAGGCAATGATGGAAAAGACCCTCGAAGAGGAGCGGGCAACACCACTGAAAACGTATATTTCTGACTCAGACAGACCAACTGTTTGAGTTCGCATAGACAAGGCAGATAAGAGATAATGGAAATAACAGCGAAATTAGTAAAAGACCTTCGCGATAAAACAGGCGCGGGGATGATGGACTGCAAAAAGGCCCTCAGCGAAAGCAACGGCGACCTTGATAAAGCGGTTGCTGTCCTGCGTGAACGGGGAATCGCCAAAGCCGGTTCAAAAGAAGGACGCGTCACATCTGAAGGCGTCATTGCCTGCTACATCCCCCCGGGAGAGAAACTTGGCGCCATGATCGAGATTAACTGCGAGACAGATTTTGTGGCCCGAACCGACCAGTTCAAGACATTCTGCATGAATATAGCCAAGCATGTGGCCGCCAATCCGTCGCTCGGGAGTGCTGGCAGTGGTGACTTGCTTCTCCCGCAACCTTTTTCCGCTAAACCCTCGATGACAGTGGGCGATGCCATCACAGAAACCATTGCCGGACTGGGCGAAAACACAATTTTGAAAAGATTCGCGCGCTTTGAGACAACATCGGGCGTCGTTTCCTATTACGTCCATCCGGGGGACAAGCTCGGTGTGCTTGTGGAAATCTCGGCAAAGTCATCCCCCAAGGTCGATGAACTGAAAACGTTCGCCCGTGATGTCGCCATGCATGTTGCAGCCGCATCCCCGGCGGCAGTGCGCCGTGAGCAAGTCGACTCCACAGCGATAGATGCTGAAAAATCAATCTTCCGCAAACAGGCCGAAAACGAAAAGAAACCAGCCGCCATCATTGACAAAATTGTCGACGGCAAAGTTGAGAAATACTACGCTGAAGTTGTTCTCATGGAACAGTCATATGTGAAAGATAACGATAAGAC containing:
- the rpsB gene encoding 30S ribosomal protein S2, giving the protein MITPKVKEFLEAGVHFGHQTRRWNPKMKPFIFAARNGIYIIDLQKTINALEQAKRKVTEVVSAGRSILFVGTKKQAREVILEEAPKCKGFYVTERWLGGMLTNFATIRNSIKKLKDIERMREDGTLEKFTKKERSNFENEAGKLVKILGGIKEMNYLPGLLIVVDAKKEKIAVAEASKLGIPIIAILDTNADPDPIDFPIAANDDAIKSIRLLLGELVVAAIEAQASVSQAMMEKTLEEERATPLKTYISDSDRPTV
- the tsf gene encoding translation elongation factor Ts, with translation MEITAKLVKDLRDKTGAGMMDCKKALSESNGDLDKAVAVLRERGIAKAGSKEGRVTSEGVIACYIPPGEKLGAMIEINCETDFVARTDQFKTFCMNIAKHVAANPSLGSAGSGDLLLPQPFSAKPSMTVGDAITETIAGLGENTILKRFARFETTSGVVSYYVHPGDKLGVLVEISAKSSPKVDELKTFARDVAMHVAAASPAAVRREQVDSTAIDAEKSIFRKQAENEKKPAAIIDKIVDGKVEKYYAEVVLMEQSYVKDNDKTVGDLVKEMSSLQGEPVAISRFVRFRLGE